The genomic segment AAAAAATTTGCCACAGGAGCCCGCATCTGCACCGAAGGCGACATGCGAGTTGAACCAGAACCGTTGAGACGGTGGACACCATCGCTTTACTGTGTATTTTGTGCGTATATCTTTTGTTCCAGTGTGCTTACGCGCGTGTCGCGTTGTGCACGCTATTCTCATCCTGTAACGTCGAGAGGCCCAAATGATgtgactctctctcttcgtgttTGTTTTCCagtcttcccccctcctcctcctcagaACACGGCGCTAACGACTCTCCCATGCGCCCTGCAGCCCGCGCcaacacatgcgcgcacataATGCTCACAGACAGAGGACACTAGAGTGTGCAGACTCACGTTGGTCATTGCCCTAGTCTCTATGCCTGTccggtgcgccgcgctgcgtgaTTCTCCGTCGCCTTGATTATTGCGTTCTCGTTTATGCTGTTCCAGGCctttgcgtgcgcgcatgcgcaggTTTGGAAGACTCGAGAAGGACGAAAAAtaatgggggagggggctgcgAAGTatgcctctctccctctttggTCCCGTTCACTTTCTTGCGCCGGCATCAGGGCAAAGAAAAATGAACATGCCGCGAAAGGCGACATCAACAAGCCTGCTTTGCGgaccctctcccccccccccacacacacccaaaATAAAGGAacagtgcacacgcacaacggatcaccaccaccacagcaccAACCTTCTGCGGTGCTTGCGCAATCATCTCCCCATCAGTGATTGCGTTCGCCCTTTTCTCTATTTTCGTTTTGTGCCCCTCTCGTCTCTCCTGCGCTTTCGCCCGTTTCTTTCCTGAtcgctcttcttctcgcTCCCTCGTTCGCTTTCTTCATCCTTCACCTTCTTTGTGCACCTGCACGTCcttctgcgtgtgcgcgtgcgtacttgtgtgtgtgtgtgtgtgtgtgcggctggCATCGCCTTAGGAGTGAGCCATTGTTTTTCCGCCACCTTTTTTCCACTTTGTTCTTGTGCGTCTTTTTGTTTCGGTTAGACTGATAAGTAAAGGTACGGTAAACAATCAATGAAAGCAGACCCGCCATTTCTTGCATCATCGCCGTGATGGCAAAACCTCAgggcggagaggaggtgcggctgccggccGTGGTGGGGGTGGCATGAGGACCGTTTATGAGCTGCTTCTCTTGCAGTCCAACGCTATGGGGCCCCGGCTAGCTTCCTCTCAGCCGCACCCCTtctgtgcgcctcctcccactCCCTCGGGCTTGGGTGACTGTCGTCGTTGACCCGTTGTGTAgcgaagggaggagagacgcGGTGGCTGAGTGGGGATTCCGGTGAGCCTGCTTCGACGACGATGTGACAGCCGTTTTCCGCGGCGTCCGCCCGCTCTGTGCCTGCTATTAAAAGCACCGCGACCTCGGGCAGGGCAAGCCGGAGGAGCCGCTGCGGGTGGTGGACAGCATTTCAAATGGTTGCTTCCTCCAAACCTTGcaacccctcctccttttcgaCAAAGTCGATGAGGCcgctgtgtgtctgtgtgtctgtgctgTGCCTGGAACGCATGTCTTcacccctcttcctctctctctctcaatGCACACGTCTCATTCCTCTCTTGCTCCGTCTCGTCACCTTATCTctgctgcggttgcggtGTTCTTGCTCACCCTTCCCTTACGGCCATGTGACTCCCTCATGGTCTCTGTGGACTTCCCTGcactcgtgcgtgtgtcctcGGGGAATGCACTTGTCCTAATCCTCTGCTCTCACGGTTTTCACAATACCCGCTCGTCCATCCGCCAGCTTCTCACATCCGAATCCGCTGGTGATCCGTCTTGCGCGTAACAGTATCCAACTTTGCTTCGTGCGCATATATTTTCTCTATCGCCCGTGGAAGCTGTCATTGCTGGTGTGGTTTGCAGGTGCACACACTTACAGGTATTATAATAagcacacgcgtacacgtTCACACCCACATTCCTCTGCGCAGGAGACGAGGAAGgccacgctgctgcacataGCGACCCACCCATGCACACAATTGACACCTACGCACCCGCATACACCGCGACCACCATCTAGTCACCTTTTCTTTCAATTGGAAAACCACAGAGACCGACACATTTTCAGAGCTCGTCGCGTTCTTCCCACTCTTGTTCAACGCTCTATCTTTTCCACACGAGTTCTaccccttctctcgctcgccgACTGCCTCcgcttgccgctgctgcgccggtcTGCGTGCCTTGCTCCATCGTTCACTTCTGTAGCGACGACACTGTTTAAGACCAGcgcgctctcctcttctttgtATTTCTCTTGGCCGCAAGTAACAAAAAGGTCGAGCACGCTGACGTGCGCACGGGATAACACGGCTTTTGCTCCTCTCTTtgccccttttttttctgccgTCGAACTCTGTGCGGatctgccccccccccctccccccgcgcgcgcacacacacacgcacagaagaGCAGAAACATCACTTTCACCACGCGTGCTgtcaccgcggcgctgcgaaCTGGTACTTGGCAGCTTTCCCTATCACCGTATCActcactccccctccctttcacCTCCTCTTGCCGCTTCcttttcctcctttttttttccatatcaacacgcgcgcacacacgcacatatatAATTGTCTTCTCCGtgttatatatatatatatatacatatatacattAAGAAAGgaacggaaaaaaaaagagaagcgtCTAACGACATCACACACGGTGCTGAACATCTTGGGGGTGCATCGCTTAGTCGTAGACAGGCACACAAGCGCAAACGTGTTCCCTCTGTTGTGCCTTCGCAGAAGCGACGCGACACGTCCAAGGAGCAGCACACGAACGCTGGCCGTGCGCTTGTCAAGTTAGCGCGCCTATACACGTACTCGTACGCACTTTGGCAGAGAAGAATAGACAGATTGCGCATGCCTGATCTCTTGCATCACGCCGCCACAGAGGGTAAAAGCAGAAGCATTGGTCTCTGTTCCGCGAGAGAACCCATACACTGAGGAGTGGGGAATTTTTGCAACACTGTGTACGTGCATAGGATCACCACTAGTATTTATCGTCTGACTTTTTGTTCTCTCTGCGCTGCCTTCGCTTTGGGCTCCCTACCACGACTGTTATTGCGGACGGGTAAACGAGCGCACGACTTGAGTGGACCTTTTCGctagcccccccccctccaccctgTTTGCCATTTTTCTTTTCCCagggtctctctctctttcacttACTAGCGGACTCCACCAGTACTCTTCaccttttttcgtttctgtgCCGCTCTTCTCTAGGTGCGTCCGTCGGAGTCTgcttgcctgcctgcctgcgtgTCTTTACACGACTCCGTCATCAAAGTGTTTCTCTTGTCGTCTCTCGTTCATTCTCACGACGTTCGCGCCACCTCTTCAGGGCCGCGCAAGGCtcagaagagaaagagattGAGGGCATATTCTATTACGTGTTTTCTCCTCCTGCCGGGCCCTTTGCTCCGCCGTCCACCGTCTCTCCACGCTTCATCTTCGCCTCTTCTTCGAGAGCGGCCCGCTCTGTCGGTTTTACTTTTATTGCGTGTTCCTCCTATTTTTTGTCGTGTTTTGCGAATTATTTCTCTTGTCTGTTTGTTGTGGTCTCCTGTTTTGTTCGTGTCACCACGTCTTCGGAGTTTTGCTGTCGTTCTCTTCGGTGTAAtttcgtgcgcgtgtgtcttgtttttctttctctttttgcGCTGGACTAgcctctttcctctcctgctctctttcgttttgtctgtctctctctctctctggacATTTTCCCTCTCCTGttttctctgtctgtgtACAGCGACAACTCTGCTCCgagtgctgctgttgctcgctctctgtgctcTTTTCCCTTCGCTGTTTTAgccgtcttctctctctctctctctctatctaCGAAGACGTGCTCATTTCGGTCTGCGCGCTTGTATGCGGTCACCCTCAAGCTGTCTCTATGGTGGGTCACATTATTGCTCCTCGATTACTCCGGATCGTTGATCTCGTGCGTTTATGTGAGCGACCCCTTATCACAGGACGTCCCCGAGTGTGCCAGGCCACCATTTTCTCTTCTTGTGTTTTGAAGGGCATCGGGAGGGAACGCCTTTacgtccctctccctctgccttcCCACAACGGTACGCATAcaggcgcgtgtgcacgggtGCAGGCCTACGGCGAGGTGAGGCTGCCGCGCGGCGGATAGGAAAGCTAGCAGCAGTGCAGAGCAACTGGtttccaaaaaaaaaaacgattTTGTGGAGAGCGCTCCCAATCGCCACTGGCAGCGTCGTCAAGAATGATCTCGATACCGGTAATGACAGATGAGACGGTGGTGCGCTACCACTCGACCAtgaacggcggcggtgttgctgcgGAGGAGAACGGCGACTATCACATCGCCGCTGACGCAGCGGGGcgtggcgatggcgctgaagcagcgacagcggccgccgcaccgcggaCAGCGATGGGCTATTACGGTCAGTCGCTTTCTagttctccctcttctccagTCAGAGGAGGCAGTGTGCTcgcagcgtcggcgcagtacagcgccgccgtaccctgcagctgcagcatccTCGACGTCGGTACCGACCCGGCTCCCATTGCGGCCCCCGTAGACGTTGCCCCACCGGAGATGCCCCCGCTAGCCCAACTGTGCGCACTCGCGCTGCAGTACCGCTGTGACCTGAGCCAAGAGATAGACCAGAATATTCGCTCGTGCTTtcacagcagccgcgtccCCAGTATCTCCCTCTGGGACTACATACGACGCTTCGCCAAGTACTCTGTCTGTAGCGAGGAGTGCTTTATCTTAGCCATGGTTCTGATGGATCGGTATGTCTGCAAAACCCAAATCCCGATCACCCTTCGCAACGTGCATCGGCTCTATATCACCGCCATGACGCTGAGTGTGAAGCTGCGCGACGACTCCTATTACAGCAATGCCTACTACGCCAGCATTGGGGGCGTGGTGAACGCGGAACTAAATGTGCTGGAGCTCGAGTTGCTTGATATTGTGCAGTGGTTTACGTGGGTAGAGAAGTCCGTGTATGATGCTTACGTAGCTCGGCTAGAGGCACTCTTCGGCGATGCGATGCCGAAGCTGTTGGTAGCATCACCGAACAAGTAGCGGACTGAGGCGTTCCGTTATGATGTTGCGGAAAGAGAACCCCACCAACCTGCTCGTCGGAAGGtgttcgttttcttttgtaCCCCCGCTGCCCGTTGTCTCACTCTCTCCCTAACTGTTCTGCCGAGCTATTCTTAACTGTTGTAttttctgtttttgtttgtttttccttTGTCGGTGCTGTCGGTACGATATCTTGTGTCTCTTACAGCTTGTTTCTAACCCTCTGCTTGTCCTTACGTGCTACACTGCTGGTttcacacagacacacacacacacacacacactcctgTTTTGTGCTTGTCATGCACGCCGTCATCCATTGCCTATtctttcctcttctcccctttTCGCCATACTCGCCATAAATATGCGAAAAAGAATCTGCGCGAGCTCTCCAATTttcacgcacgcgtgtgagAATATGCTCGGGTGAAGCGGCGCAAAGCACCGACAAAGAGATTCgttcttgtgtgtgtatatctgtgtgtttgtaaggcgaggtggtggcagtggtggtgggggagggtgagCAGCAGGACACCCTGGACACCGACAGGCAGAAAGGCACATTCCATGTAACTGTATTTGCTTTTGTGTGGTGCGCACCTGCCGGGGGTGGTGGAGTGTATGTGTACTTCGCTGTTCTGAGCGAGCCCatgaacacacgcacgcatgcgcgtacctccctcttcctccccccccccacacactcCAATGCTGGGTGCTGGCGGTGTGCGGTTCCATGCCCAGGCATATATAATGAATTTTGATGCTACCCCTTtattttgtttttttttaAAGGTTGCTCCTTTTTCGGTGTGTAACTTGTTTTACTGAGTCGCTTTCagttttgttttgttgttgttgtcgtcttCGCGTTGGTGCTGTTTTGCGATTGGTATTGCTCGTgtcctttttctctctcactcgATATGTGTTTCTTTCGTTGTTGATTCCGTTTCTTCATGTCGTGCCACTGATGGAAGCAGTTGGTGATACAGGAAGCGAAAGAGAAGGTAGGCGATACGGGGTGACTATGCAGCGGTATGGTAGTGCTCATTGGTTTTGTAGAGCACCAGCAGAAGCGTGTGGAGGGACAAGAGGCTGCTGGCGACtgaaaaagaggaggagagagcgtAGTGAGGTTGCCGACCTCAACACtctagtgtgtgtgtgtctcagTGACTGTGTGCTCTCTTTCATTCGATGTTCGCGTGTTGAGACTTCTCCGcttttttctcttcgtctGAACTTCTGCGGTGCCCTGCtttgcgcttgtgtgtgtgtgtgtgcgtgtttgtgtctgTTACTTCAAAATACATGTCTTTGCGTGCAcctcttttgttttcaaGCATGTCCACTCGGCGATAGAACATGAACTAAACGTcaatgccccccccccactccctcccccagcTTGTCGCGGGGCCATCGCGTAGTGCGAAGCAACACAAGAGACGCGCCACAGCCATGCGACGACTCGGTCATGGGAGTGCGGCCTTCGTCTCACACTTTACCGGCCTCCGCTCCGGAGGTCGCCTCTCAGCCGCTCCTGTTGTGCCAGTCGCTacgtggtgcatccccctctcGGTGTGGCACTCGGGCGTCccacaccagtaggcagcGTGAGGGCCGGGTTTgagatacgctcgagtcacgctgacacgctCTACCCATCATGTCGACGGCACAAACCTGTTCAAAGTCGCAGGTCACTCGGACACAGCGCTATACAGGACATCACCGCCGACACTAACAGCGATccatcgctctgacctcccctAAGTCGTAGGAGCATggctccgccaccaccagaaCTGGCTTGGCATTGACAGGGAcaggggctgcttggcttctcCCCACAAAGTGGGATACTGGAGCGTCAAATGCTACGCACTACGCGGTGTTTTTCCCCCTGTTTTCAGGTTATGCGCTTGTATTCGACAAAGAAAGAGTTGTTGCAAGGCTacggggcgggtgggtgaatggggggggggcagcagcgccatgaTGACCGCTACTGCTTGTGTTGCACTTTtttcgctgttgttgttgtcccGCCTCCTTTGCTGAATCGCTTCACTCACACGTTTGTGTACGTTTGTCTTTACGAAAAAGAAAATAGGGCTTCTGTTTAGATGGTTCTAAACGCGCGGATGCTGAGCGTAGGCACTCccagccgccgctgatgccggGGTTCCTCTGGTAATTGTGGcgggcgctgctgtgtgttCTCCACGTGCATCTGCAGATGccctttttgtgtgtgtgtgtgggtgttcCGGTGCGTGTGGACATATCGGCACTGAGCATTGAGGAAGCAGTGCATGTGTTCACGTCGATGGTACGCGCCTGTGCGTCCCATTGTTTCTTTCCTTGAATTTGTTTGTTCGGTCCTCCTTCTCACCTCTCCAGTACCCCACGCTTTATCTGCATTTTTCTGTTGCATGTATTTTTCTGTTGTGCTGTTTTACGTCCTTTTATTATTATTGttgtgcgtacgtgtgtatgtgtgtgtttcgccCCGATTCCATCCcgtgcccttctctcttgcctTGTTGGCGCTCTTTCCCTTTTACTTATGAGGTGCTGCCCTCTTTCTATCACTCTGTCGCGTTTCTGTGGTGAATGAGAGTGATGATGCTGTTGTTCCTGTTTCTATGACGGATCGTTTTCTTTACCCGTCTTTtgagtgtgtatgtgtgtgaagAGTTTGTATGGATGCAGTTCTGTTGCGTGTAtgcgcttgcgtgcgcgtgtttttgttttggctgttgttgttgttcacCTCCTCCGTTTCGGCTCCCTTTTTCCTCCGCCGGCATGCCGTTTTCTCGTCGTTTATTTCCATTTGTGTTTCTCTGTGAGCGTTTGCTTGTTTCCATTCTTgagtgtgtttgtgtgtgtgtgtgtgtgtgaactTCACAAGGTGAGGCCGCTTGCTTTTTTTTAtccgtctgtgtgcgcgtgcgggcgTGTACTCTCTGCACCTTGTGCCtgtttctctccctctgtgcatgcgcgtgtattctccctcctccctccactcccctctcctttcgagtgagtgtgtgcgtgtcgttGTGGCACGCACTGATGTGGTGAACGTGCACTTGGAtgtcttctcctcctttgcGCGTTCGCTTTCTACGTTTCGTTTGCCGTCCTTTATACCGTTGCTGTGTTTCGTTCTTCGCGGCTACATGGGTCTGTGCCGCTGTTGGTGTTATTCTCTCGACAGACGCAAGAGTGTCTTGGAatgcaacacacacgcgatgCGCTGGTGGCGCCAATGGGCTTGACGGGtgagccacacacacacacacatacacacacgaaaCGAAAAGGCTGGAACATGCGCGAATGAGCTGGCACAgaaacatacacacacgcacacacgcacacacacacacacacacaaacacacacatacacacgcacagacataAAACGTGAGGTGACCCCAATCCGAGACGATGTGCGGGGCCCAATATCTTCCGTTGCGTCTTGATCGTTTGCGGAAATCTGAAGCGACCAGAGTGGCATGGCGACGGCCTGCGTAGCAGACTATGCCGGTACTGTTTTTCATTTGAGGCGATCGCTTTCGAGCACGTGGGAAAGGGAAGTGACAAGGAAAGCCTTTAAGGTGAGCGCCGCGGAAGTAGAGCGGGCCTGCATACCGACTGAAACGAATGATCGCACGTTGATCAAGCAGTGAACACACAAGCGGCGTGGCTGAACATGTGCTCTCAAGAATAGCCCTCTCTTGTCATGGTAATCCACTCTCTCACTCGCCATcactcctcttccccccttctctgcgCGTATCTTTCcctgtgcctgtgcggcttcttttgttttcgctctcgcttctcttgtcggcaccgctgccctcTCCCTTCACCCAGCCCCGCAGCTACTTAtgcccccccttcccctcacgccgctgctctaCTTCCATCCCTCGATCCGTTACGGAATATTGCCAAGCAGAACATCTGCGTAGTCAAGCGATACATAACTACtattgttgttgttcttgtttTTCGCAGCTTCCCCATTAGTGCTTCTGCATTGCTCATCGTTTTATTTGCCGTAATGCGCATTGCTTTCCTTCTAGAAtactccctcctccccgtctcCTGGGCGCCCCACAACGCTCAATATTGAGCAGGCATTTTCTtgctcacgcacacgtcgTATACTCGAGGCTGTCCATCTCATTAGCGTCGTCTTGCATCGTACATTGTCGCGGTTGCCCCCTTGACTCAGGAgagtgcacagcagcacttCCCAGGTCAGGACAAGGACCATTCTCAGTCTTCATCGAGCCTTTCGACTCTCCTGGAGCCGGCGATCGCTATTGtgaaaacacaaaaaaacgtGACACCACCAAGCACCAATTTACACAAACGTGCACACCAGTATACAACGCTGTTAGGCACCAGCCCACCCAACGATGTCACAGGAGTCATCCACATCGCCGCCGAGAGCCGAGCGACACGACCCATCGACCTCGCCGTCTCGCGGAAGCACTTCGTCGACCAACACCAACATCCCGTGCGAgtccgcgctgcagctgggcCCTACACTCTGGGTGGAGATGTTTGAAAACCAGCGCTGGTATCCGGTTATCGGATGGGGGACCAGTCGCTTCCTCACCGACCTTCCTGCCTTCTGTTTTGTACCgccggcgcaccgcctctgcggcgctCACCCAAACGACTTCGACACCGCCTTCCAGTTGGTAaaccctccttctcctcacGCCCCCAATCCACAGTGGCCGGCTCACCGCATCCTCACGGTGGCGCTCCCCGCTGGCTACCGGTGGGTGGGTTTCTGGGAGGTTTACACGGAGCATCCACACGGCACTGACATGGCCGGCTGGCGCTACGGAGAGCAGTTCCTGAGGCCTGTCGACAAGACCAGCACTGaccctgccaatgccgcGTCGCCCCAGCAGGTTTTGGCTCCGTTCaaaaagacacacacgcccttGTGCGTCGTCCGCCGTCGCTtatggcgccgccgcgtggcaCTGGCGGGGGTGGACGAGCCTGCCTCGTCCAAGGACGACCTCTTCCCCGGCCACTCAGAGCAGCAACTGCATTCCTACCTGAgtgagaaagaggaggagatggagatggCTGAGCACCTCAAGGAGGCGGAGTACATGGCGGCCCAGGCTGGCGAGCCGTGGtcgcaggagcagcagatgcgggcggaggcggagctgcgcaaaTTCTGCCGTGAGCGGCAAAACCGCGAGAGTGAGTCTCGCATGCGCAGCACAAAACTGAGCTTCGTGAACTCATTTAGCGAGACAGAGGGCTCTTTTCATGTTTTTCctggcgacgacgacgacgacggcccCACAGACGTTAACGTGCATCCGGAGGAGCAGTTCAGCGGCGCcgtagcggcggcgtcttGGGTGCGGGACAGTTGGTCGAATCGCGCGGCGCCTGTCGTCTCGTCATCGGTGGCGACGCCGGATGACACGACTGCCGGGCAAAGCACCGAATCCTCGCATGGCGGCTGCACCCTTGAGGCTTACAGCACCACGGCGCCGAGCCGCGTGGATGGAAGCGATCTAGTGGGACAGAACACGGTTCAAGAGTTCGTCGCGTCCACTCCGACAGATGCGGAGTCGTCGCGCACTGACGGtgccgatgctgccgccgaAAACGCGGTGGATCAGTTTGTGGCATCCTCGCTGACCGACCCCGCTGCCTtgaacgacgacgaccagGCTGCTGGTGTTTCGATCGGTGGCATCCGCGATCCTACCGATGCGGACTTCCGCGCGATTTTTTCGCAGTTCATGACTCCTTCTTGTGATCACAAGCCGTCCTGATCGGGGTCTCAACGCTCATCAGAAAAAggatgagagagagggaggcgacaCACAGGCGTTCGCCGAGAGGGCGTGAAAACACAGAAAGACACACGAGTGGCGCTTGGACGTGTGTGGCCTTGGGTGGTGAGAGGTGTCTGTGACGCTGTGACGCGCGCAGCTCTCATCCTTTGCTCGTTACTCTGCCTTCTCGTTGCCATGCACCACCTCTCTCTGCAGTTGCTCTTGCTGCTCATGTGCGTCTATTCTGTTTTCTTTCTCTGTACCAGTCGCCGTTTCCTTGCGAGACGTCCTGCcaactttttttttttgccccccccccccacccctttcccctctttCATCCTTCCTTTGTTGCATTCAGCCTTACcagctctttttttttcgttatCTCTTGTGTATTGCGCGCGGTGCTCATGCATCCTGTGCGAGTACGGTGTCTGTGTTCTTGGACTCTTTCTACTCTTATCAAGCATACATACACAGTCACGAAAAGCAAAACGAATGTCCGAACCCGATGCACCAAACGCTCAAAGACAAGGTGGAAAAGGGCAACACCGCAACGGCTGCGCgccccctctttttctctgtgcgtgtgtcttcCTCCATCATCAACGGcagacgtgtgtgcgccttgATGGCGCATCGCCTGAGGGCATAGTGAATTCCGCGATGCCCGCCTGCAAGGCGGCTCATGTCGTCCCTTGGTGGTACATTGCCATTAAATGCTcacgcgtgctgctggagcaaCACCAAAAAAATGGCAACATTTGTGGGTGATGGACTGCTTCATGATGCGGCATCCTTGTATGAGCCCTCTCCGTTTCTCACGCGCCTCTTGCACCTCCGCAAGCGCTTACCACTTTGTCTGCTTCTTTCGTCATTTgcgcccttctcccgcctctctctcccttttgcTCGTTCGCTTCTCTTATTGGCCCGCACATACGCTAATGCGATAACGGGCGCCTCGTGGTGACTTGATGTATTCGCCCGAAACGTTTATCGTGACCCTCGCACCGCTCCGCCTCGTGCTCGCAGTCGGTTattctctctgtgtctctaaatctctcgctcttgcgGTGCTCTTCGCCACTTCTTCTTCTCTCGGTTttgccccccttccccgactctttcgttttttttttaacCTACTTTACGCACTCTTCTCTGTCATCATGCGCGGTCGTGGCGGTCGTGGCGGTCGCGGGGGCAGCTTCGGCGGCTTTTCGCAGCAACCCACCAACACCATCAGCATTCGTGTGTCGGAGATTCAGCAGCCCGTCACGGAGGATGTCATGCGCCGCGTTTTCCAGAGCGTCGGCGTGTCGTGCAACTCGATCCAAATCACTCCGACAAACAACCCGCAGGAGACGTCTGTGGTGGCGCAGTTCCCCGACAACTTCGCCGCAGAGCGCGTCATGTCGAGTCTGAACAATCGCAACATCTTCAACAACGGCAACAAGATGACCATGCAGTACACGAACTGGACCCCGAGCGGCAGCCCGACCCCAAtgaacagcaacggcggtggcgtgctGCAGACCTCGGCCTTCGAGAACGGCAACATCTTTGCGGCTCAGCagttgccgccgcagccccagatgccgccgcagccccagatgccgccgcagcctcagatgccgccgcagccgcagatgccgccgcagccgcagatgccgccgcagccccagatgccgctgcagccccaGATTCAGTTGCCGGCCCCACATATTCAGCAGCCGTCGCAGATGCCTCAGCagatgccgccgcagccgatgCCT from the Leishmania major strain Friedlin complete genome, chromosome 32 genome contains:
- the CYC2 gene encoding putative CYC2-like cyclin, yielding MPPLAQLCALALQYRCDLSQEIDQNIRSCFHSSRVPSISLWDYIRRFAKYSVCSEECFILAMVLMDRYVCKTQIPITLRNVHRLYITAMTLSVKLRDDSYYSNAYYASIGGVVNAELNVLELELLDIVQWFTWVEKSVYDAYVARLEALFGDAMPKLLVASPNK